gcggcatagtgttcaCTAGATACGCACAAAACATAATTCATCTCTAAAATACAACTTCGTAGCATAAATTCATCGATCCTCTATATTACGAAGAGGTGttcaaaaatcatttgaaaCAACATtcttagcatcctatcgtcatcgatTAGATAGTCTACCAGAATGAGGGttctatagaaaatacgatataatgaaaataattgaaaacatatatataatcacgTATAATCAAATCATCATGCTTCCTGTAAAGCATTCCTCAAATCAATCAATCTGCAAGGCATGCTATTAAATTATACAATTCTATCAATAAAACATGCAATTTTTGAAggtggtccactcacagatactccgaaGCAGCAGAATTGTGCGGAAAAAGATTAAGGAAGTCttcactagcaacttcacctaagcacgaaaatgtacaatttaataAACTACCCAAAAGATGGAATTTTAGGAAATggaaatgggttttgggttgagTGGGTTAGGGACAAGAGGtgttttgggcttaagcccaaacccatgcTCAccaacaaacacacacacacacacacacatgcaaagcaTGCACTGCTCACACACACctgcatatacatatacatatataaacacacacacacacacacagagcatGCATTAGCATGCGCTGCACCcacacatgcatatatatatatatatacatatatatatatatacatatacatatataaacacaTACACACGCACGCAGCATGCATAAGCATGcgctgcacacacacatgcatatatatatatacatatataaacacaTACACACGCAGCATGCATAAGCatgcactgcacacacacatgcatatatatatggagtaattaggttttcatccttatttttactactctattgattaaaaccttattacttttccatttttgatcaaggtcctttgtattaataatatcattaattatttcaataataaaatattttttatttataaatatattcatttaatattaaaaatgttacaattagtatatttatatttatggctaaattttttatcatatatttttatttttagtttgtacccatttttaatttgcaacccttttttaatttgtaccaattttcctttcaattttaatttgtacccatatattaatttctttttgtgcccatattttttaaagttttatttgtattgtacccataattttttatttatttgtacccatttttatttttgctaaatgtacccattttgaagaatgtacccatgttttgatacaataattttttggttattttttatgaatgtacccatgtttacacacacacacacaatagtatatttatattttaatatttttaatcccacaaattatgttttttatttaaaatctcattaatataaacaactataaattttaatttttaatttaaaaaatatagtaacgtacatagaaataaattatcaattaattttagggacttggatcaaaaattgaaaaccaacaaagtttcagtcaaagattgttcataactagggaccgcatccaaagtctccatatatatatacatatataaacacacacacacgcagcaTGCATACACGGCATGCACAGCatgctcacacacacacacacggttcacgcacacacacaccacacacgcCTGCACcacgtacacacacacacacccacgaaCTCGCCGGAGTTCGTCGTCGGAACCGGACATGCATGCACAAAGGATGGCAAGAGTTAGGGCTTGAATAAAGGGTTCTAAAACTTCACAAATATACATAAGAACTTACCCAGATGCACTGCAGCAGGTTTTGGGAAGAGATGGACCTCGAACTCGTCGGAGTTCGTCGTCGGAGCTAGATTATTGGCACAGAGAAAAAATAAGGTCGAAACCCTCGAGTTTTGTCATAAAACCAACATGAATAACCCATaaatttgaagaaggaacacACTTCTCACCTGGGTTCGAGTTTTAGAGCTTtgaagctctcggcttcaatggcAGAAAACTCCACGATGCTCTGATGGCGCATGCAAGGGTACCATTGAGCTCGTTAAGTCTCAAGGATTCCAAATATATGATTTTGGGGTTTGATTTGTGAAGGAAAGGGCACTGGTGGTGTCTGGTTTCTTTCTCGGCGCCggagagaaaggaaagaaaaggtaCAGGGAAATATAAGAGGAAAAGAGAactgagagggagagataggAGACTTGGGGACAACAATTCAGGAGTGGGCCCTACGGCTcaccatttaaaatttaaaaaccattttttattttttttatattttttaagtataaagtAGGTGGGGTGTTACAGAATGAGACCAtgatcaaagaaaaaataattcagtGGTGTAGTTTgaatagtttccaaaatattcaACAAATCTTCTATTATTTATGAACTAGCCGTTTAAGAGAAGGGAACCCCTCTTTTATAAAAATAGAGATTAGTTGTACATTTGATGAACTCACTCTCTATCAAACTTCAATGATTCTAATCATTTATCTGTAAATCTTGATTTATAGATTATTCTTACAAAACTTCAATTCAAttcgaaaccatttgcctatttaattgtTACGATGAAATCTTAATGTTTCTTAAAACATAGAATTCATCAATTTATTTAATCTCAATTAaatacttcaaatattttttatttgctaatattttgtaataataaTCTAAACTAAACAGTTCAGATAATTGAAGTTAAAGCCTCACAAGCTACCATTTTTGTAAATTTGAGATTAATCGACCATTATTTTCTCTGTTTCTTTTCTGGGTGTGCTTAGAGCTTCCTGTTCCTGGTGTGCAAGATGACGTTGCGGAGAAGCTCGGTTTCGAGAAGGTCTCCGAAGAGTTCATCGGATACTGCAACGCCAACGCTGTGCTTTTCCGGCACAAAAAGACGGGTGCCCAAATCATGTCTCTGTCCAACACCTCCAAGAAAAGGGTCTTCGGcattactttccaaacgatacAGTGAGTTCTCTTCCAAAAATCTCTGCCTTTTCATGTAATGCAGTTGTGGATTTCGCGCttttgttcatatatttgttgaaCTGTCGAGATGCAGGAACGATTCGACTGGAGTGGCCAACATATTGCAGCAGAGTGTGATATGTGGGTCAAGAAAGTACCCATTGAAAAGACCATTTGACGTGTTGGTTTTAAAGAGCTTCAGTACTTATATGTATTGTAAAGTCATGGCTGATAGGACCTATTACTCTGGTAATTGCACAACTACAAAGGTAAATACGGGTTGGAAAACTGGAAACGAAACTACAATGTGGGTCTAATTTGTGTTGTTTGTATCTGATTAATCTGTATTCCTAAAATTATATGGTTTTCATAACTGCTTCAGGAATTGCATAATTTCGTTGATCTACTCCCGATGCTGTCTTCTTTCCTAATTGTGTGGAGGACATCCAGATTTTCTGGCAACAGGGTTTGCGTTATGAGCTTAACGACCCATCCGAAGATTTATCTTATCAAGGTTGGACATTTGATGCATGTGCCCGGTTCtcttgtgttttgttttctttggttttgcaTTATGCTGGCAAAATTTTAtgtttcttaattaattatgagTTTCATTAATTTCCAAGCACGAAATTAATGTGCCATTTCATCGTAAAATGAATTTTGTTCATAATTTCAGGACTTGTCTTCAATCA
This genomic interval from Malus domestica chromosome 05, GDT2T_hap1 contains the following:
- the LOC114819225 gene encoding presequence protease 1, chloroplastic/mitochondrial-like — protein: MSLSNTSKKRVFGITFQTIQNDSTGVANILQQSVICGSRKYPLKRPFDVLVLKSFSTYMYCKVMADRTYYSGNCTTTKELHNFVDLLPMLSSFLIVWRTSRFSGNRVCVMSLTTHPKIYLIKDLSSIR